One window from the genome of Hydractinia symbiolongicarpus strain clone_291-10 chromosome 1, HSymV2.1, whole genome shotgun sequence encodes:
- the LOC130613216 gene encoding uncharacterized protein LOC130613216 — protein sequence MNTYLTIFKLLIDNNGPYARLKRDPTETIKRDARNILIRLNKDDIIDDRLYYKLRPSDTSPPRFYGLPKIHKPGIPIRPIVSCTGSPLHNLSKYLASILSNYTKGDHCKNSKEFSKFIRNIRIEDDECMVSFDVTSLYTNVPIKDTLYIIMELLLNDDEYENKTCIPIDKLMSLVQIVLTKTWYLFDGNFFTQTDGVAMGGPTSSVVAEIYMQAHETTALTTADHAAKVWKRFVDDVFLITKRAYLDAFYKHINNLHPKIQFTIEHEKNGTPPFLDTLVSRNGGDLSVSVYRKPTHTDKYLNYTSNHQMSCKESVVFSLLDRAVNVVKGENDRKIELSPINNALLANGYSRQTIKKVERKIGNRTDKSSDGEDAENEPVASVCMPYIPGTSNILRRVLKDHRIKPVFQFKNTLRSILSHPKDKSRE from the coding sequence ATGAACACATATTTAaccatatttaaacttttaatagACAACAACGGTCCATACGCACGCCTCAAACGAGATCCAACAGAAACTATCAAGCGTGACGCAAGGAATATCTTGATACGTTTAAATAAAGACGACATTATTGATGATAGGTTGTATTACAAACTTAGACCTTCAGACACTTCACCGCCTCGATTCTACGGTCTTCCTAAAATACATAAACCTGGAATTCCTATACGCCCAATCGTGTCGTGTACAGGATCGCCTTTGCATAATTTATCGAAATACCTAGCTTCCATTCTTAGCAATTACACAAAGGGTGATCACTGTAAAAATTcgaaagagttttcgaaatttatCAGAAACATACGGATCGAGGACGACGAGTGTATGGTATCATTTGACGTTACTTCACTATACACAAATGTACCGATAAAGGACACATTATATATCATCATGGAATTACTGCTAAATGATGATGAGTATGAGAACAAAACGTGCATCCCTATTGACAAACTGATGTCCTTGGTCCAAATTGTACTTACAAAAACATGGTATTTATTTGACGGTAACTTCTTTACGCAAACTGACGGTGTGGCTATGGGTGGCCCAACATCCTCTGTGGTAGCTGAAATATATATGCAGGCTCATGAGACTACAGCTTTAACAACTGCAGATCACGCTGCAAaagtttggaaaagatttgtggATGACGtctttttaataacaaaaagagCATATCTAGACGCATTTTATAAACATATCAATAATTTGCACCCGAAGATTCAATTTACAATTGAACACGAGAAGAACGGTACGCCTCCTTTCTTAGACACTCTAGTTTCTCGCAACGGTGGTGACTTATCAGTGTCAGTATACCGCAAACCAACTCATACTGATAAATATCTTAACTACACATCTAATCACCAAAtgtcttgcaaagaaagtgtagtGTTCTCATTACTGGACAGAGCAGTCAATGTAGTCAAAGGAGAGAATGACCGAAAGATAGAGTTATCTCCTATAAACAACGCCTTACTTGCAAATGGGTACTCGAGACAGACTATTAAAAAGGTTGAGAGGAAAATCGGGAACAGGACTGATAAGAGCAGTGACGGGGAAGATGCGGAAAATGAACCAGTAGCCTCTGTGTGTATGCCATATATACCAGGGACAAGTAACATACTTCGTCGGGTATTGAAAGATCATAGAATAAAGCCAGtgtttcaatttaaaaacacgCTACGTAGTATACTGTCGCATCCGAAAGACAAGTCTAGAGAATAA
- the LOC130646524 gene encoding cytochrome b-c1 complex subunit 7-like: MEQSRVAGTQNSTLPEISDKKSQKMAATGKAGSLSTWQKFYSAFRVWYVNAAGYRQMGLRADDLHMEENQDVSKAISRLPEEVQYQRIFRIKRALDLSMKHQILPKEDWTDPKEDVFYLSPLIEQAKAERIEREQWDRI, from the exons ATGGAACAGTCTCGTGTAGCCGGTACACAAAATAGTACATTGCCCGAAATTTCGGACAAAAAATCCCAGAAAATGGCTGCGACAGGCAAAGCAGGTAGTTTGTCAACCTGGCAAAAATTTTACTCGGCTTTTCGTGTATGGTATGTAAATGCAGCAGGTTATCGCCAAATGG GTTTAAGAGCTGATGATCTTCACATGGAAGAAAACCAAGATGTAAGTAAGGCTATCAGTCGCTTACCAGAAGAAGTGCAGTATCAGAGAATTTTCCGTATTAAACGTGCATTAGATTTATCGATGAAACATCAAATTCTGCCAAAGGAAGATTGGACCGACCCAAAGGAG GACGTATTTTATTTGAGTCCTCTGATCGAACAAGCGAAAGCTGAACGAATAGAGCGCGAACAGTGGGATCGAATATAA